The DNA window ATCCACCCAACTagactttcatattttctttatttatatagttagtcattattcatattttctttatttatatagttagtcATTATTCTTATTTACAACCAAGAAAGGAAAAGCTCGATTTCTTATTTAACACCTAATTATTTCACTTTTCAATTTgcttaacataatttttttcaactatataattttaaatatttataaatttgttatttaaatcaattattctaattattttttaaatttcgtatatttattttattttagtggaGGTATTCGTAGATCGGTTCGATTAATATGTTTACTTGTACCCGTAATAGTATAATCcatagagaaaaagaaaatcctGAATTCGCCTCTTAAGGAATAAATTTTTTGATGAACAATGCAATTAAACTTAATCGATTTGTTCAATTATAACTAGAAGCTTTAATGACTTACATTATTATTGAATTGATATTAACATTTTTCCTAAGAAAACTCAAAAGTCTTTTTGAGATGAGtgattaacattattattaaattgatattaACATTTCCTAAGAAAATTCAAAAGTCTTTTTGAGATGAGTGATTAGTCTTACGAACATTGAAGATATTTTAgcctttaataaataaaaaactaagttcatttaaaaaaaaatgaatattggaAAGACCTTGATCATAGAGTATTTGATCACTCTTTATGAATTAATTCTGAAAATtgcatcatatatataataatataatgcaCAATCAAGCAAGCAAATATctaattatatcaaaaaaaagCTTCAGAGTTCAGAATCAAAATAATCATTGGTAGTAGTAATAGGAGACAACATTAACTGGAAAGAGATGGAGAAATTAAAGAAAGATTAACAACAACAGCCATTCAATTCCATATTCCCAAACAAGCTAGGATCACTCGAGAAGGCGATAAATAGTGATCTCTTGCTGTTTAAAATAACGTCGATCCTCTTCATCCACAAGAACGAGATTGAGATAGTACTTCACGCTGAATTTGTTGTTTGTATTACGATAAGTTGGTGTCAACTCATATGGACTAAGAAACAGCCTAACTGGAATTGACTCTCCTAAGAATAAACAATAATcttattaagaatataatatgtttatatgTATAGCCTCAACAAGAAATAGAGAATGAAGAAACCATACCTCTTACTGGGGCACCATCCATCAACTCATATTTTGCAAGGGTTTCTGTCTCGACATATGTATTGGAACCAGCTCCGGTGGATTCACGCCGCCTAATCTCAAGTTCCATGTTTTTAATCTTGATTCTCACCAGAAGGAAGTATATTTTCCCAACTATAACATCTTTCAAATCATACCTGAGAAAGACTAGTACTGCACTTTAGTAGGATCCTCTATGTGTTTTAattcatcaaatattttgattctGTTTTCAATAAATAGAGATTTTAGAATTTATGTGATGTGGCTGCAATATTCCAATTGCATATGGTTCAAGTGGAGTTGGATTTTGCCAAGTTTCTTGCTAGAAATCTTGATTTATGTCTTACTTGGATTTCTAGGTTATCCAACAATGCAACTTATTTGGTTTCTCATAGTAATATTTGTATGATTGTTTAGGCcgttcaaaatcaaatattctaACCATTTGACTTACTTGCTTTTGTTATACTCGAATTCAATGTGTAGACAATCTTCAATTCCAACTTCCATCTACGTAACacacaaattaatattaactcATTGCAAGAACAAGAACCAAAACACTTGAACCATGTTATTGAAATGTTGAACTGCAAAGAACAGATTAAACTAGAAAGGTACCACTTACTACATTAAGCTGGAAAACAAATTATCTGTTAGTTTAGACCCAAAAAAATAGCCTGTGAGATGTCAAAATCTGACCTTTATGCTGTTATTCAATGATGGGCGTGGAGTGAAGTTCCGAACCTGGTAAACATGAAAAACAACCTTATATATCAGAAATGACCAACTACAGAACATGTGAATTTCTcagtttttatcaaattttaagccttatttgttattattataagtcTCTGACTGAGTATTACCGCAAATTCTTGGTACTCCACAATATTGCCAATGAAGTTACGACTAAGGGTCACTCTCAAAATGTACCTGAACACAAAAACAACAAGAAAAACATTAAAAGAGAAACAGaaaacccacatcaaacaagaaatcaacagttaaaaaaagagaaaaaagtatACCACACCTAAGCCGCACATTGACTCCATTGTAGGATTCATATGGCATCTCAACAGATGAAAATTCAAATGGATATGtctttttttcatatatttcacCAGGAACATCAAGTTCACGGACTGTAtaaaagaagaaagacaatAGATAAACGCATTCAGGTGTAGCCTTCTCCCAGCATGGTCAGCAGCATAGATAATCAGATATATATACTACTTGTGTGTTTGTTTTataggaaaaagaaaaataagtcaATTACTGCAAAAGGGAAGCATTTTAAACCCCAGAACTGAAAGACACTACATATCGACATCCCAATCTGTAAACTTACTATAAATGATGTATCAAGTAAGTACATTAAACACATATGGAACAGAAATTTCTTTTGAACAAAAAGCACACTCACCTAAAGAAGTGAAATCATAGAAGTTCCCTCGGTCAAAGTACAACTCTGCAATCAAGATATACAACACTACTTAATAAACCAAAATGAAACCAAACCCAACAATTCAATGAGAAATACGGTTGCAATTTTTTTCAAAGCATTTGTCATCATCATCAATGAGAATGAGCATGATATTGTTCAGAAATGAGAAATCAATGGTAGTTATGTGACtatatttttactttctctTGGGGgtagttattttaaaatctaaatcaTCTTTGTCTTACATCATTAGCATGTTGAAGAACCTACTGAAAATGCTAATAAAAGAAGGACCGGAAGAAAATAGTAAGTCAGATTCAATCTCCTTGTTGAACAAGCAAGCAAGCTGACTGACCTATCTGACCAAGGAGCTCAATTTTCACGCCAAGATGTTCAACCTTCTTCCCTCTATGTGGATCAATCACAACCTGCAATCAAAGGTAATAATAGTCTATACCAAGTTCTTCCATAGAGATGCTTCATGAAGGATAGATAATTCTCGTTACCTCTCCCgaaatattttcttgattttggAAAACACAAACCATAGTTGTTTGACCATTTCCCTTTTTCCATGGAATCTGAGAGTACATTAAGATGGAAAGAAACAAAGACAACCATAAATGAGACAAAAGCATGTCTCACAGTTGATTAATCTGAAAGCTTTTCAATCAGCTTAAAACCAAACCATGTGTCTTACAATCTACCCTTTACACGATCTGCTTAAAGATGTAAAATTCTAATGAAATTACCTCTAAATTTGGTATATTATAATTACAAGATGAAATATACCTGCTTGCGAGATCTTGCATCAGAAATGGAGATTGAAATAGTACACGGTGCCTTGAAAGCTCCAATTATAAAATCCTGAACAGAAATGGAAAACCCATCATTATCGTTTATCAAACACCAGTCAGAGAAGATCTCATGTGATCAACTCACATATTATACGCATGCGATCGTGTATGAGAAAAGAGCGTACCATTTTGTGAGACCTCTGAATAATACAGTGTCATAAAAGGATATGGAAACGATGGATGTGCGACAATTGCAAGAGGGAATCGAATCGATGAAGACAGAGAGTAGTTTCCGTCGATCGGCGGCTGAAGAACGGTCAGTCAAATACCAGGAATCCGAATATCCGATGATGGATTCTACCGCAAACTCCGgcctaatatatatatcacgGTACCACCTGCCGGTCCTATGTATGTAGTTTCAACTTCTATATATGTTTTAGCTGGCAGTGTTTctaattcttttcttttcttttaataaccataattttgaatatttaaaaattaacaaaaatattcttatttttttatatacataaataaatattaatctatAATTTCATTCTTTCCAATAATAGCCACAGCATATCTTGTGGTAGAcacaaaaaataatgataataacaaAATTCAGAAAACTAAACAAgaagattaataatttcatGTCACAACTACAAAAGAAATGATTTGGAATTTTTTAGATGATTTTTTCAAGAGTTGGACAATAAATCCTTCCATTGATTCAAgtgtgataaataaaattaagaagaaaagTGAATACTGGAAATGGTTCAATTACTTTCGGATTACATTAAAATCATTGGATGGAACAAACGAGTCTGCAAAAGTCTTGAGTAATCATTCATAATCATGCTTACGATatgaaactaaagaaaaaaccAAGTAAAGTTAATCGGCGTCCATTTCTTCAAGTGCGGCCTTGGCAGCATCCTTTGCTTCTTCCAACAGCTCTTCCGGAACCTAGAAGTTACGAAAGAAAATGTTATCGTTAGATCAAATGACTTGTTTAAAACCATCTCCTAATTgtattatatgtattattacCTTCTCATGTCTGCGGTTTGATTCATCACAGACCCAACTCATTTCCAATTCGAAGGCTTTGTCTTTCGCCTCATCATGCACCTTATAGATACTGCAGAAAAACAAAAGAAGACCATATAATGGGGGTATTCCTTCATAATCCTAGCTAGGTCCAAATGAAAAACATCGGATTATCCTAAAACTGTAGTATTAGCCATAGTCATCAAGCAATCAAGCTTAATGTTACCAATGCTCCTAACCTAAGAGCATTGGATCATTGTTAAAGAATgattatttatgaatataatggggatatttttataaactttgtaCAAATGTTCATTTGTGTCTATGAAatctgaaaaataaattaataaatgcaACAGTCTTTGGTTCCAAACATAAAAGTGGTGAAGAGCTTTGGAAGGAGATTCAacaataacaaaacaaaatggcCAACACAATTAAAAATGGGGAAATCGACACTTGAAAAATGATTATTGGCTAACTGATACGTTGCATGAAAGTGAATAAAAGTGTTTAGTTTGATTTCTTTGAGAAATATAACTagtaataatttcaatttcatgtGCGCATAGCATTTGTTTCTTTTCTTtacttaataaaaacaaaaatgaaacaaaatgagTTATCATTTGTTGAGTAATGATGGGAAGCTTAAGCAAGGGAACACACTTACATCTTTGCAATCTCAATTATTGCTTCACGACAGGTCATCTCTGAATGCTTCAGCTTTTCTATTTCTCTGCTTGTCCAACCGATATAGATAAAGTCAACATCATGTAAAAATGTCAATTAAGGAATAGTAACGAAACTAAATTTAGCATTTGAACTTTTCTCAAGTTTAACATAGGTTTTACCACCTTCATCAGTAACATTACTTGATATTTATGGAAGATTAAAATAAGGCATTGGATTGACTTACGTTTTGGCAGCTTGCTTTCCTTTCCCAATCGCAGCACCAAAGTACCTCTATAAAGATTTATATGCATAAACTTAATGAATAAAGTACAGATGTAAACGGTAAGATTAGAAATACTTAGCCTGAACAAAGTTAAACTCACATATGACACGCCAGATGGTTCCACCATGTATAGTTGAGGTCCGTCTCTATCATAACCTCCAAGAATGACACCGCATCCAAAAGGTCTGTCATCAACAAAGAACATGTTCAATGTGCAAATTCATCGTTTCCAAAAggtaaaagaggaaaaaaaataagaaaagaaaagaagaaacatGATATTCATACCTAAGCCACCAGTACAAAGTGCACAGATGCACATAACTAGCAACACGATCAGCAAGCTCTTTGATAGGAATTGGCTCCCCATAGGTACTGCATATACAAAATATGGATTCTCAACAATTCTTGAATAGAAATCAAAGATCAAACTTGCCAAATTATTCTCAACGCCctatgaagaaaataaatatggatCTTTGACATAGTGGTACATGTCCAAATAAGCATGCAAAATTCACCAACAAGTACAGATAGTTTATAGAACCAATGAAGGGGATTATGTGAAGACCTGAATTTCACTTATAAGGTTGTGTTGTGATTGTGGATAATGATAAACCCATTTTGACTTTCCACATTTTTAAGTAACTTTGTATTAACTCAGTCAGAAGAAACAAAAGTATAGGAACTGGAAATAAAAACTGATGACTCAAAGTCTTAACAGATACACAATGCTGTAAATATTTGGACTAAACAAATCCTGCAGCTCTTATATAACAAGATGACTAGCCTTTTCATCTTATCCAAAAGGTCTTGCAGCTTTATTAGAAAAAACATGCTGCTCTAGTCAAATGACTACTATAAGAAATTTAAGCATCACAATCATCATGGTTCCTAAACCTTCACAGAACAAACCTTTCATAATTTGCTGCTTCAGACTTTGCTCTAGCAACTATCTGCCTCCCATCTGCTGCTAATCCAGCTACAGCCTGCAAAACATAGAAATGTGCACAAGTGAAAATTAGAAATCTGACAAGGAAATAGAAATAGGATAAATAGTCAGACAATGGAAGAAGTGCAGGAAGAGGGCTAAAAGGGAAGAAACTATACACAAAAATTCAATACAAGAGAGTATGCAAATCATTCACTTTCAAATTCTTCTATACTTCCACAATATGCAGTCTAGATAAAGCTTATCACTGCATCAAGTAACAAAACTAGACATATCATGCTCAAAACACATACCGTGGATGGCATCACCTAAAGATATCTTATGGATACTATGTTCATTGCTCCATTAAATTTTCTCAATTACTTAAAAGTACTAAGATTGAAATTTGTAACCAGTTTTCTTAAcccattaatcaataaaaactATTCTTgctaaaagaaaagaaaaaaggtaATAGTTTTAAGAGATTATCGGATTATTTGACCAATTTGAAATATTTCCATCTGAACACTCCACACTAGCTACTACCAAAGCATTGGctagttaaaaataaagaaagtatAAGATCTACAATAATGAGAAGCACCAATAGAGAACTATCAAGAGATCATAACAAAAAACATACTCATGATTAGTTAAAACAGAATAGTCAGTATTTGCACCTATTGCAATCTCTTTCTCAAAAATTGGCATACGATTGAACTTAAGTCTCTCACATGAGAGAACAATGATGAACCACAGGGTCTACAGCCTCTCTGAAAGGCCCTCCCCTTAAACAGATCAAGAAATCTAGATTGGAATTAACTAATGAACAATGTAATCTGAAGTATATGCTTTCTTAACCGTGCACATAACAGAAATACAGAAGTAATGATAAAGCCTACAAAACTCTTCTAACCCAAAAAAAATGGTCATGAGAACAACAAAATCAGCATCAACACCCAAATTATGGATAATCCACCTTCAGAGGAAGAAGTAGATATAGAAGATCAAAGAGAAATGGCTTAACTTTAAACCAAGGAGACAAATATATTTGAAGTACAGTCGTGAATTCGATAAACAAACTTGCGaggaaacaaaaaatgaaaagtaGCAGTTGTCTACCATGCCAGAATGACGATGAACAGAGTGAATTCTTCTGTTGGATCCAGGCAACATCATCTTGGATGCAATCAGTTTCTCCACAGCCTAAAAATTAATCTCAAAATGTTATACATCAGTAAGAAAAGAAAACCTAGGATGCTGTGAACAAAGAGCGTACCATTACGATTCCGTCCTTGCATTTTAAACCGATGACAGTCCTATAAACATAgggaaataaaaaataggttagCAATCACTGATTTGGTAGCAGAGATTCATTCAATTGCGCAtcaaagagaaagaaagaaggagAGAATACCCGCTGTTATCGACGGCTTTGGCGGCGTACTCGATCTGGAAAACGCGGCCATCGGGAGAGAAGGTAGTGACAGAAAGATCGTAACCAGTTCCTATGCTGCTCATCCTATcactcttttcttttctttctctctctctatctcagTGATTTCGTTCAGCTTTGTTCGTTGTTCCTCTTGTTCTTCTTCAGCAATCCCGCGATTGAGAAAACAAGGTTGAAGAAGTGAGCAAATGCAACAATGAGGCTCGGACCTTTCTTAACTCACAAGACAGGAGGAAAGAGGAGACCGTTTTGATGGATCTGGGTCGGGTTTTTTCTCTTCCGGATTTCTACCACAACCCTTAAttggttttttatttctttaaattcacccattattattatttttaaaatattttaaatatcaaattatttcatttatcaattaaaatttaagagaaatgatttgtctctatcttcttatattttttattttgatattaagtcattctttctcattttctttacactcatcaaaattaaaataccttattttatattttaataaattttaaataaaaaatattttaataatttcttataaaacaaatcttCTTTCGCAATTATTATTAACATGAAATCAGTTAAGTCtgatcctacaaaaaaaaatttaaaagaatttatacaaaaataaatttttaatcaatcacatcactcatttagttagaccaaatattaaaatatttttattttaaattattattgtttattttatttatatatatcaatattttttaaaaaaatttcaaaaaaaataatcagtttctcaaaatcattaaccatcaatgttttttttatccctctaacttattcaaataacattttttatccttcgaaaaaattcaaattgaaaaaaagaaagCTTTTAAATGGGCctaataatttagaaaacaatttGGATCATTgttgattcatatttcaaactaatattatttcatataaaaattacataataattaagataatcTTTTACTACATTTTTTGAAATATCACACCATCTAAAGCTTCTTTGCTCAAAGTATTTACAAATTGGTTTTTTTAACCAATACACTCCAAAGAAAAAATGCAAGACAAAAAAGGGATCAATCGAAATAGGAGAGATCCCCAAaacaatgaaaattaaaaagatattaattaaagaatcgAAAGGAACACTATAAATTAACTTGAAGGAACCTTCTTTAGTgcaaaagatgc is part of the Impatiens glandulifera chromosome 1, dImpGla2.1, whole genome shotgun sequence genome and encodes:
- the LOC124919710 gene encoding vacuolar protein sorting-associated protein 26A-like, which encodes MDFIIGAFKAPCTISISISDARSRKQIPWKKGNGQTTMVCVFQNQENISGEVVIDPHRGKKVEHLGVKIELLGQIELYFDRGNFYDFTSLVRELDVPGEIYEKKTYPFEFSSVEMPYESYNGVNVRLRYILRVTLSRNFIGNIVEYQEFAVRNFTPRPSLNNSIKMEVGIEDCLHIEFEYNKSKYDLKDVIVGKIYFLLVRIKIKNMELEIRRRESTGAGSNTYVETETLAKYELMDGAPVRGESIPVRLFLSPYELTPTYRNTNNKFSVKYYLNLVLVDEEDRRYFKQQEITIYRLLE
- the LOC124919780 gene encoding proteasome subunit alpha type-3, translated to MSSIGTGYDLSVTTFSPDGRVFQIEYAAKAVDNSGTVIGLKCKDGIVMAVEKLIASKMMLPGSNRRIHSVHRHSGMAVAGLAADGRQIVARAKSEAANYESTYGEPIPIKELADRVASYVHLCTLYWWLRPFGCGVILGGYDRDGPQLYMVEPSGVSYRYFGAAIGKGKQAAKTEIEKLKHSEMTCREAIIEIAKIIYKVHDEAKDKAFELEMSWVCDESNRRHEKVPEELLEEAKDAAKAALEEMDAD